One segment of Coffea arabica cultivar ET-39 chromosome 7c, Coffea Arabica ET-39 HiFi, whole genome shotgun sequence DNA contains the following:
- the LOC113699272 gene encoding inositol-3-phosphate synthase, whose protein sequence is MFIENFKVDSPNVKYSESEIHSVYNYETTELVHENRDGTYQWIVKPKSVQYEFRTDIHVPKLGVMLVGWGGNNGSTLTGGVIANREGISWATKDKVQQANYFGSLTQASSIRVGSFNGEEIYAPFKSLLPMVNPDDIVFGGWDISNLNLADAMARAKVLDIDLQKQLRPYMESMVPLPGIYDPDFIAANQGSRANNLIKGTKKEQVEQVIKDIREFKEKNKVDKIVVLWTANTERYSNVAVGLNDTTENLLAALDRNEAEISPSTLYAIACMYENVPFINGSPQNTFVPGLIDLAIKRNCLIGGDDFKSGQTKMKSVLVDFLVGAGIKPTSIVSYNHLGNNDGMNLSAPQTFRSKEISKSNVVDDMVASNGILYEPGEHPDHVVVIKYVPYVGDSKRAMDEYTSEIFMGGKSTIVLHNTCEDSLLAAPIILDLVLLAELSTRIQLKAEGEGKFHSFHPVATILSYLSKAPLVPPGTPVVNALSKQRAMLENILRACVGLAPENNMILEYK, encoded by the exons ATGTTTATCGAGAACTTTAAGGTTGACAGCCCCAATGTGAAGTACTCCGAGAGTGAGATTCACTCTGTTTATAACTATGAAACCACCGAACTTGTTCATGAGAACAGAGACGGTACTTATCAGTGGATTGTCAAGCCCAAATCTGTTCAATATGAGTTCAGGACTGATATTCATGTCCCCAAATTAGG GGTTATGCTTGTGGGGTGGGGAGGGAACAATGGTTCAACTCTGACAGGAGGCGTCATTGCAAACAGGGA GGGAATTTCTTGGGCGACCAAGGACAAAGTGCAACAAGCAAATTACTTCGGCTCTCTTACCCAGGCATCTTCCATAAGGGTTGGATCCTTCAATGGAGAGGAGATCTATGCCCCATTCAAGAGCCTCCTTCCCATG GTCAACCCAGATGACATTGTTTTTGGAGGGTGGGACATAAGCAACCTGAATTTGGCTGATGCCATGGCCAGGGCTAAGGTCTTAGATATTGATCTACAGAAACAATTGAGGCCCTACATGGAATCCATGGTCCCTCTCCCTGGTATCTATGACCCTGATTTCATTGCTGCTAATCAAGGCTCACGTGCTAACAACTTGATCAAAGGAACCAAGAAAGAACAAGTTGAACAAGTTATTAAGGATATTAG GGAGTTTAAGGAGAAGAACAAGGTGGACAAGATTGTTGTCTTATGGACCGCTAACACAGAGAGATACAGCAATGTTGCTGTTGGCCTTAATGACACGACGGAAAATCTTCTTGCTGCTTTGGACAGAAATGAGGCTGAGATTTCACCCTCCACCTTGTATGCTATAGCTTGCATGTATGAAAATGTCCCTTTTATAAACGGGAGCCCTCAGAACACCTTCGTCCCAG GTTTGATTGATTTGGCCATTAAGAGGAACTGTTTGATTGGTGGAGATGACTTCAAGAGCGGGCAGACAAAGATGAAATCTGTGCTTGTTGATTTCCTTGTGGGGGCTGGTATCAAG CCAACTTCAATTGTGAGCTACAACCATTTGGGGAACAATGATGGCATGAATCTTTCTGCCCCTCAAACTTTTAGGTCCAAGGAGATCTCCAAAAGCAATGTGGTGGATGACATGGTTGCCAGCAATGGTATCCTTTATGAACCTGGGGAGCACCCTGACCATGTTGTTGTCATTAAG TATGTGCCATATGTTGGAGACAGCAAGAGAGCCATGGATGAATACACATCAGAAATATTTATGGGGGGAAAGAGCACTATAGTGTTGCACAACACTTGTGAAGACTCTCTTTTGGCTGCTCCAATCATCTTGGATCTTGTCCTCCTTGCTGAACTTAGCACTCGCATTCAGCTCAAAGCTGAAGGAGAG GGAAAGTTCCACTCCTTCCACCCTGTGGCCACAATTCTCAGCTATCTCTCTAAAGCCCCTCTT GTACCACCAGGCACACCAGTGGTGAATGCACTTTCAAAACAGAGGGCAATGCTAGAGAACATATTGAGGGCTTGTGTTGGACTCGCACCAGAGAACAACATGATTTTGGAATATAAATGA
- the LOC140010537 gene encoding zinc finger BED domain-containing protein RICESLEEPER 2-like translates to MGIAIVKHNHPYRLVEQEGIRDLCVYLNSNALPISRNTIKADIEKMYKREKERVKTELNSITSRICLTADLWTFIATDGYLALTAHFVDEDWILQKRVLNFHHMPPPHGGPIFVVKVIDLLRDWAVEKNAHVLNLIVQDGVKVISKPVSKIRDCVKYIRASESRKLKFAECIVQVSLPCNKRVHQNVPTKWNSTFVMLDSALEYKLAFHQLHVVDRSFSRFYPTEEEWLRVQKFTTLLRPFYDLTTLFSGTNYPIANLYFHGVWKIQKVIMEEVNNLDIEVSEMAKQMKLKFEKYWECYSLVLSFAIILDPRFKMDYVVYAFKKLYPFDYEERAKEVRDKFYLLFEKYENTFDGDLLDGSIAGCSSGDLGNDNDDFAEFENQQHANKRNKSQVDSYLDDTRLLSTQELDVLNFWKENKNRYPILSLMARDILSIPITTVASESAFSIGGRIVGKFHTSLLPENVEVLLCTRDLLYGVTASEDEEDRERLSIDFASLVAKLTNLHESSLFSVEPAANLLADSNSELEEFYAMQLYEA, encoded by the exons ATGGGAATTGCTATTGTGAAGCATAACCATCCTTATAGACTGGTGGAGCAAGAAGGAATTCGAGACTTGTGTGTATACTTAAATTCAAATGCTTTACCCATTTCGAGAAACACGATAAAGGCTGATATTGAAAAGATgtacaaaagggaaaaagagagagTAAAGACAGAATTAAATTCAATTACAAGTCGAATTTGCCTTACTGCAGACTTGTGGACATTTATTGCAACAGATGGGTATTTGGCATTGACGGCTCATTTCGTGGATGAAGATTGGATTTTACAAAAGAGGGTTCTAAATTTTCACCACATGCCACCACCACATGGTGGTCCAATATTTGTTGTAAAAGTCATAGATTTATTGAGAGATTGGGCTGTTGAAAAAAA TGCACATGTGCTAAATTTGATTGTCCAAGATGGTGTCAAAGTTATTTCCAAACCAGTATCAAAGATCCGAGACTGTGTGAAATATATCAGAGCTAGTGAATCAAGAAAGTTGAAATTTGCAGAGTGTATTGTTCAAGTTTCTTTGCCATGCAATAAGAGGGTGCATCAAAATGTCCCAACCAAATGGAACTCTACATTTGTGATGCTGGATAGTGCACTTGAATATAAGCTTGCCTTTCATCAGTTGCACGTGGTTGATCGCAGCTTCAGCAGATTTTACCCAACTGAAGAAGAATGGCTTAGGGTACAGAAATTTACAACACTGCTGAGGCCTTTTTATGACCTAACCACCCTTTTTTCGGGGACTAACTATCCAATTGCAAATTTGTATTTTCATGGTGTCTGGAAAATTCAAAAAGTTATCATGGAAGAGGTCAATAATTTAGACATTGAAGTGAGTGAAATGGCCAAGCAAATGAAACTGAAATTTGAGAAGTACTGGGAATGTTATAGCTTGGTTTTGAgttttgctattattttggatCCGCGCTTCAAAATGGATTATGTGGTGTATGCTTTTAAGAAGTTGTATCCTTTTGATTATGAAGAACGTGCTAAGGAAGTTCGGGATAAATTTTATTTACTATTTGAGAAGTATGAGAATACTTTTGATGGTGATTTGCTAGATGGATCAATAGCAGGCTGCTCTAGTGGTGATTTGGGCAATGACAATGATGATTTTGCTGAATTTGAGAATCAACAACATGCAAACAAGAGGAATAAGTCACAAGTAGACTCTTATTTGGATGATACGCGACTCCTTTCAACTCAAGAATTGGATGTTCTcaatttttggaaagaaaacaaaaatcggTACCCTATTCTTTCTTTGATGGCACGGGATATTTTAAGTATTCCTATCACTACAGTGGCCTCGGAATCAGCTTTCAGTATTGGTGGTAGAATTGTGGGTAAATTTCATACTTCGCTCCTACCAGAAAATGTGGAGGTCTTGTTATGTACTAGGGACTTGTTATATGGAGTAACAG CTTCTGAAGATGAAGAAGATAGAGAAAGACTGAGTATTGACTTTGCATCTTTAGTTGCTAAACTTACTAACCTTCAT GAATCTTCTCTGTTTTCTGTTGAGCCAGCAGCAAACTTGTTGGCGGATTCCAACAGTGAGCTAGAGGAGTTTTATGCTATGCAGTTGTACGAAGCTTGA